The following coding sequences are from one Haliotis asinina isolate JCU_RB_2024 chromosome 3, JCU_Hal_asi_v2, whole genome shotgun sequence window:
- the LOC137278415 gene encoding uncharacterized protein, whose protein sequence is MLWNSPSIVVVSTAEEKSKSTRIMKLQLVIIAAFVASCICEDDRKKDKKQSVAPHVITSVATLTFEVKNWDGEGETLRGDVKIGLFGELVPMTTLNFASICKGFKRDGKARLQYRNTHCHRLVKDMLIQCGDVLNQDGSGSRSIFGERFVDENFKVSHATGGIVSMANHGKDTNGSQFFILFGRARYLDNSHVAFGKVLEGMDVIEDINRMGPYSDRAVPKQKVRIAECSVEDLDQKYELPEKLLFSDDPSKA, encoded by the exons ATGCTATGGAACTCACCAAGTATTGTTGTAGTATCAACAGCAGAGGAAAAGTCAAAAAG CACCAGAATCATGAAACTGCAATTGGTTATCATCGCCGCTTTCGTGGCTTCATGCATCTGTGAGGACGACCGTAAGAAAGATAAAAAGCAAAGCGTCGCGCCCCATGTGATCACAAGCGTCGCCACTTTGACGTTTGAGGTGAAAAACTGGGACGGCGAGGGCGAAACTCTGAGGGGTGACGTCAAGATTGGTCTGTTTGGAGAACTTGTTCCCATGACAACGCTCAACTTCGCAAGCATCTGCAAAGGATTCAAGAGAGACGGG AAAGCACGTCTTCAGTACAGAAATACCCACTGCCACCGACTTGTCAAGGATATGTTGATCCAGTGTGGTGACGTTCTCAACCAAGACGGAAGCGGAT CTCGCAGCATCTTCGGTGAACGATTTGTTGATGAGAATTTCAAGGTCAGCCATGCCACTGGCGGTATCGTATCCATGGCCAACCATGGAAAGGACACCAACGGATCCCAGTTTTTCATCCTTTTCGGAAGGGCTCGTTACCTTGACAACTCTCACGTCGCTTTCGGAAAGGTCTTGGAGGGCATG GACGTTATTGAAGATATCAACAGGATGGGTCCATACTCAGATAGAGCTGTTCCCAAGCAGAAGGTTCGCATTGCAGAGTGCTCCGTCGAGGACCTGGACCAGAAATACGAGCTCCCCGAAAAACTCCTCTTCTCTGATGATCCCAGCAAGGCATAA